From Brevundimonas vesicularis:
CCTGGCGTCGCTGGACGTGCCCGCTTACCCAGCCGACGCTCTTCCGCCTGAGTTGGCCGCGCTTCCGGTGGAAGATCCCGGCAGCCGCAGATTGTCGAAATAGAGCCATGCGGGAAGGGGTCAGGCTGGGCGTCAACATCGACCACGTCGCCACGGTGCGAAACGCACGCGGCGGCTCTCATCCCGATCCGGCGCGCGCGGCCGAGGCGGCGCTGGCGGCCGGCGCCGACGGTATCACCGCTCACCTGCGCGAAGATCGACGCCACATCACCGACGCCGACATCGATGTGTTGAGCGCCCTGTGCGCCCGCGCCGGCAAGCCGCTGAATCTGGAAATGGCGGTGACGGACGAGATGCTGGCCATCGCCCTGCGTCACAAGCCGCACGCCGCCTGTCTGGTGCCCGAGCGGCGCGAGGAGATCACGACCGAAGGCGGTCTGGCGGTCGCCGGTCACGAAGGACGGATCGCGCCTGTGGTCAAGGCGCTGGCGGACGCCGGCATCCGGGGTTCGCTCTTCATCGAACCGTCCGAAGCGCAGGTCGAGGCCGCCGCCGCCGTCGGCGCCCAGGTGGTCGAATTCCACACCGGTCGCTACTGCGACTTGACCGATCCGGCAGAGCGGGAGGTCGAGTTCGAACGCCTCGCCGCAGCCGCAGCCCAGGCCGACATCCTGGGGCTCGAGGTCCATGCAGGCCACGGGCTGGACTACAACACGGCCCCGCGCATGCTGGCGATCTCAGAAATCCGCGAGTTGAACATCGGTCATTTCCTGATCGGCGACTCGATCTTCATCGGCCTGGACGGGGCGATCCGCCGGATGCGGGCCGCGATGGATGCGGCCAAATGATCATTGGCGTCGGCGCGGATCTGTCGGACATCCGTCGCATCCAGGCGTCTCTTGATCGGTTTGGGGATCGCTTCAAGGCCCGCTGCTTTACCGAGTTGGAACGCACCCGCTCGGATCGGAAACCGGACCCGGCTTGGAGCTACGCCAAACGGTTCGCCGCCAAGGAGGCCTGCGCCAAGGCCTTGGGCACAGGCATGCGCGCCGATGTCTATTGGCGCGACATGGGGGTGGTGAACCTGCGGTCGGGTCAGCCGACGATGGCGCTGACCGGCC
This genomic window contains:
- a CDS encoding pyridoxine 5'-phosphate synthase; amino-acid sequence: MREGVRLGVNIDHVATVRNARGGSHPDPARAAEAALAAGADGITAHLREDRRHITDADIDVLSALCARAGKPLNLEMAVTDEMLAIALRHKPHAACLVPERREEITTEGGLAVAGHEGRIAPVVKALADAGIRGSLFIEPSEAQVEAAAAVGAQVVEFHTGRYCDLTDPAEREVEFERLAAAAAQADILGLEVHAGHGLDYNTAPRMLAISEIRELNIGHFLIGDSIFIGLDGAIRRMRAAMDAAK
- the acpS gene encoding holo-ACP synthase, coding for MIIGVGADLSDIRRIQASLDRFGDRFKARCFTELERTRSDRKPDPAWSYAKRFAAKEACAKALGTGMRADVYWRDMGVVNLRSGQPTMALTGHAAEHLARLTPAGHEAKIHLTLSDEHPYALAFVVIEALPQS